Part of the Crossiella cryophila genome, ATGTCTAGTACAGAAGTAGTCGCCACGTCACCCAGTCGTCAAGTTCGATGTGTATCGAACGTTAGAAAAGTGCCGAGGGTCACCCGTCGCGGTGCACCTGGAAGGCGGCGAAGCTCTGCGCCACCGGCATCAGCTCGATGGTGTTGACGTTGACGTGCGCCGGCTGCCCGGTCACCCAGTGCACGGTCTCGGCGATGTCGTCGGCGGTCAGCGGCTGCATGCCGTCATAGACCCCGGCCGCCTTGCCCGAGTCACCCTGGAACCGGACCAGCGAGAACTCGGTCCCGCCGCACATGCCCGGCTCCACGCAGGTCACCCGGACCCCGGTGCCGTGCAGGTCGCTGCGCAGGTTGAGGCTGAACTGGTGCACGAAGGCCTTGGTGCCGCCGTAGACGTTGCCGCCGGGGTAGGGGTGGATCCCCGCCACCGACCCGATGTTGACCACATGCCCCCGCCGCCGCTCCACCATCCCCGGCAACACGGCCCGGGTGCAGTACATGAGCCCCTTGCAGTTGGTGTCGACCATCTGCTCCCAGTCCGCCAGCGAGGCCCGCTGTGCGGGCTCCAGTCCCAGCGCCAGCCCCGCGTTGTTGACCAGGACGTCGATCGCGGCGAACTCCGCGGGCAGTCCGGCCACCACCTGCTCCACCGCGTGGTTGTCCCGCACATCCAGGGCCACCGGGTGGATCAGGTCCCCGAACTCCGCCGCCAGCGCCTCCAGCTTGTCCTTGCGCCGCGCGGTGGCCACCACCCGCGCCCCCTCCCCGGCGAACCGGCGGGCGATGGCCGCCCCGAACCCGGTGGACGCGCCGGTCACGAACACGGTCTTGGGCTGTGTGGTCACGGAAGTACTCACCGTTCTCTCCAGATGGGCCAGGTGACCCGTCCAGGCTAGGCGGTGCGCCACCGGAGAGCCGGGGGTTTCAAGGAGGGGGAAATTCGAGGTGCGAGGCCCGGGGGAGTGGCAGCGGAGGCTCGGGGGTTCGGGGGCGGAGCCCGCCGACCCGGTCCGCGCTTTCCGCGGACAGGGGTATGCCGAGGGAGCGCCCCCAGCAGGACTCGAACCTGCGACCTAGAGATTAGAAGTCTCTCGCTCTATCCAGCTGAGCTATGAGGGCAGCGGCGGGGCGAGCCCGCCGGGTCGAAATCGTAGCCGGAACCCGGACCGGGGTCGCGCCCCCTTCCAGGTTCTTCGTTGCCTACGCTCGTCCCGTGGCACCCGAGCGCACCGACGAGGTCGACCCCACCCCCGTTCGACGTCCCACCGGCGGCATGGCGGTGCTGGTGATCGTCGGGATCCTGCTGGCCCTGAGCGTGGCGGTCGCGCTCACCGCGCTATCACCCGGCCGGGTGTACGCCGAGTACGGCCTGCCCGATCCGGGCGATGTGACCCGGTTCGGCCAGTCGCTGGTCCGGGCCATCGCCGAGGTGTGCGCGGCGATCGCGGTCGGCTCGCTGCTGTTCGCGGTCTTCCTCACCCCGGCCCAGCGCGGTGGGCTGCTGGCCGCCGACGGGTACGCCGCGGTGCGGGCCGCGGGCTGGGCGGCGCTGGGCTGGTTCCTGGCCGCCTCGGCGATGGTGCCGCTGTTCGTGGCCAACGCGCTGGGCAAGCCGGTCTCTGAGGTGCTCAACCCGACCCAGCTGATCGTCTACATCGACGCGCTGGAGCAGGCCAAGGCGTGGGTGGCCACCGCGTTGCTGGCCGGGTTGCTGGCCATCGCCTGCCGGATCGTGCTGTCCTGGGGCTGGACCTTCGCCGCGTTCGCCTTCTCGCTGCTGTGCCTGATGCCGGTGGCGGTCACCGGGCACTCGGCCTCCGGCGGCTCGCACGACGTCGGCACCAACTCGCTGATCTTCCACCTGCTCGCCACCGCGTTCTGGGTCGGCGGCCTGGTCGCCCTGGTCGCGCACGCCTATCGCGGCGGCGGCCACCTCCAGCTCGCCTACCGCCGCTTCTCCAAGCTCGCGCTGATCTGCTGGATCACCCTGGCCGTCTCCGGTGTGATCAACGCGCTGGTCCGGCTCACGCCAGCCGAGGTGTTCAGCACGCCCTACGGCACGCTGGTGCTGGCCAAGATCGGCGCGCTGGGCGTGCTCGGCGTGGTCGGCTACTTCCAGCGGCAGCGCGGGGTCCGGGCACTGGGCGCGGACGAGTCCCGCTCGGTGCTGATGCGCCTCGGCGGCATCGAGATGCTGCTCATGCTGGCCACCATCGGCATCGCGGTCGCACTGGGCGGCACCCCGCCGCCTGGTGAGATCAGCGCCCAGCCCAGCACCACCGAACTGCTCATCGGCTACAACCTGGACGGCCCGCCGACCTTCCTGGCCCTGCTGCTGGACTGGCGGTTCGACCTGCTCTTCGGCACCCTCTCGATCGCCGCCGCACTGGTCTACCTGGCCGGGGTGCGCAGGCTGCGCAAGCGCGGGGACGCCTGGCCGGTCGGCCGCACCATCGCCTGGGTGGCGGGCTGCCTGACCATCCTGATCGCCACCAGCTCCGGCATCGGCCGCTATTCGCCCGCGATGTTCAGCGTGCACATGGGCAGCCACATGCTGCTGTCCATGCTCGCCCCGGTGCTGCTGGTGCTCGGTGGCCCGGTCACGCTGGCCCTGCGCGCGCTGCCCACCGCGGGCAAGGACGCCCCGACCGGCCCGAGGGAGTGGATCCTGGCGCTGGTGCACTCGCCGGTCAGCAGGCTGCTGACGCATCCGCTGGTCGCGCTCGCGCTGTTCGTCGGCTCCTTCTACGGCCTCTACTTCTCCGGCCTGTTCGACGCCGCGCTGCCGCTGCACTGGGCGCACCTGGCGATGAACGCGCACTTCCTGCTCGCCGGGTACGTCTTCTACTGGCCGGTCATCGGCATCGACCCGGCGCCGCGCCGACTGCCGCCGCTGGGCCGCCTCGGCCTGGTGTTCGCCTCGATGCCATTCCACGCCTTCTTCGGCATCGCGCTGATGAGCGGCTCGACCGTGATCGGCGCGTCCTTCTACCACCAGCTCGCGCTGCCCTGGGTCACCGACCTGCTCTCCGACCAGCGCCTCGGCGGCGGCCTGACCTGGGCCTCCGGTGAGTTGCCGCTGCTGGTGGTGGTGATCGCGCTGCTCGCCCAGTGGGCAAAGGCCGATGCCAAGGACGCCAAGCGGGCCGACCGGCACGCCGAGTCCGACGGGGACGCCGACCTGACCGCGTACAACGAGATGCTCAAGCGGATGGCCGGGGGCAAGCGCGACGGCTGACCCCCGGCCACCTTCCTGCTCAGGGGCGGCGGAACCCGCGTTCGGCCAGTACCGCGCCGACCACCGCGATACCCGCGCTGACCACCAGCGCCGAGGTCACGCCGGAGCCGACCGGGTTGTTCAGCGCCAGATCGCGGGCGGCGTTGATGGCGTAGGAGATCGGGTTCACCTCGGCCACCACCTGCAACCAGCCCGGCAGGCTCTGGATCGGCACGAACGCGCTGGAGGCGAACTGCAGCGGGAACAGCGCCATCATGCCCACCATCTGCGCGGTGGTGCTCTCCCGCAGCCAGGCGGCCGCGGCCAGGAACAGCCAGCCCAGGCTCCAGCCGACCGCCAGCGCCAGCAGCAGCGCGCCGATGACGCCCAGCAGTCCGCCTGCCGGGGCGAAGCCGAAGAGCAGGGCGGCCGCGATCAGCATGACCACCAGCTCGATCAGCCCACGGGTCAGGTCGGCGACGCTGCGGGCGATCAGCACCGCCACCGGGCTCACCGGCATCGAGCGGAACCTGGCCAGCACGCCGTTCTTCATGTCGCTGGTCAGCCCGACCCCGGCCTGCACGCCGACCATGGTCGCGGTGGTGACCATGATCGCGGGCAGCAGGTAGTCGATGTAGGCCACGCCCTTGGGGAACATCGGCCCCTCGGCGATCACCCGGAACACCTGGCTGAACAGCACCAGCATCAGCAGCGGCTGCATCAGGCTGAACACCAGCGTCTTGGGGTCGCGTAACACCGGGCGCAGCGAACGCCCGGTCAGCACCCAGATCTGGGTGAACAGGCCGCTGCCCTGCCACGGGGTGGACACCTCGGGCAGCTCCGGCCTGGCGATGGTCGCGGTCATCACATGTCCTCTCAGGCCGCGCTCGGGGAGCTGTGGGTCAGGGCCAGGTAGACGTCGTCCAGGGTGGGTTCGGTCAGCGCGAGACCAGCGGGTTCGATGCCTGCCTCATCCAGCGCGCGCACCACGGTGACCAGCTCCTTGGAGGCCAGCACCGGCACGCTGATCGAGTTGCGCTCCGGGTCGAAGGTGGGCAGCTTGCCGCTGCGGCGGATCGCCTCCACCGCGTGCCACGGGTCGGTGCCGGGTTCCAGCGACACCGCCACGGTGCGCTGTCCGACCTCCGCCTTGAGCTGGGCCGCGGTGCCTTGGGCGACCACCCGGCCCTTGTTCAGCACGGTGATCGAGTCGGCCAGCCGGTCGGCCTCGTCCAGGTACTGGGTGGTCAGCAGGATGGTGGTGCCGCCGGCGACCAGGCCCTCGACCACCTCCCACATGCCGACCCGGCTGGAGGGGTCAAGGCCGGTGGTCGGCTCGTCCAGGAACACCATCCGCGGCTGCCCGACCAGGCTGGAGGCCAGGTCCAGCCTGCGCCGCATGCCGCCGGAGTAGGTCTTGACCGCCCGCCCGGCCGCGTCGGCCAGGTCGAAGGTCTCCAGCAGCTCCACCGCCCGCTGCCGGGCCGAGCGCCTGCCGGCGCCGAGCAGCCTGGCGATGAGCACCAGGTTCTCGGTGCCGGTGAGGTCCTCGTCGACCGAGGCGAACTGCCCGGTCAGGCCGATCCGGCGGCGTACCTCGGTGGGCTGGGCCACCACGTCGTAACCGGCCACGCTGGCCGTGCCGGAGCTGGGCGGGAACATCGTGCTGAGGATGTTCACCAGCGTCGTCTTGCCCGCTCCGTTGTGCCCGAGCAGGCCGAGCACGGTGCCCTGCGGCACCTCGACGCTGACCCCGTCGAGCGCGGTGACCTTGCCGAAGGTCTTGCTGACCTCCGAGGCCCTGATCATCAGTTCGGTCATCGGTGAGGTTCCTCCCCCAAGAGGTGTGGGATCAGTTGGTGAGCGCGCCGTGCAGGAAGAAGCCGACGACGTCGTCGATCTCCGCCTGGTCGAGCTGCCGGGGCGCCCGGCCGAGGCCGCTGGAGACGACCAGGCCGAACAGGAACCGGACCGCCTGCTCGGTCGGCACGCGCAGCCGGGCGCCGTCCGCGCCGAGCAGCCCGGCCACCGCGGTGAGCACCGGCCGCAGGTGCTCCAGGCGTTCGGTCTGCTTGGTCTGCGCGCGGTGTTTGGCGTCGTCGAGCCGGTAACCGGTGGTGGCCAGGGTGCTGAGCACCGAGCCCATCCGGAAGAAGTAGGCGTCCATGGTCCCGACGGCCGCGGCGAGCCTGCCGGGCAGCGGCCCCTCCGGCGGGATCGCGGTGAGCTGATCGACCAGCTCGTCCACCCGCAGCGCGGCCTCCACGCAGGCGGTGATCAGCTCGGTCTTGTCAGCGAAGGCCCGGAACACGGTGCCCTCGGCGATACCGGCCGCCTTGGCGATCTGGCTGGTGGTGACGTTGAGCCCGTGCGTGGCCAGCAACGGCAACGTGCTCCGGATGATCTCCGTCCGCCGCTGCTCCGGACTCATCGCGGGCGCCCGCCGCCGCCGCCGCACCGCCCCCGTCTCGTCAACCACCATGCCACCACGTTATGAGTGAGTCCTCACTCAGTCAACTCGCTACCACTCCCCACCGACATTCCCCACCCCACCCCGCCCCCAAGATCGCCACTGCTCCACAACCCACCACCTGTCCACAGCCCCCACCGCCCCGCCTTTCCCCACCCCCCATCCCCCACAAGACTCGACCCCAACACCCCCCACACCCCCACCCCCAAGGAGCCCCACATGTTCGAGACCACCATCACCGTCACCGGCCGCATCGCCAGCGAGATCCGCGTCCGGCACACCGCCGCCAACGCCCGCGTGGTCAGCTTCCGCCTGCTCAGCCGCTCCCGCCGGTACGACAAGGCACGCCAGGAGTGGACCAACGGCGATTCGGTGTCGCTGTGGGTGAACTGCTGGGAACAAGTGGCCTCCGGCGTCACCGCCAGCCTCCGCCGCGGCGATCAGGTCGTGGTGCACGGCCCGATGAGCACCCGCGAGTACGACGCCTCCGACGGCACCCGTCGCACCTCCACCGAGATGCGCGCCGAGGCCATCGGCCCCAACCTCCGCCACTGCACCGCCGACGTGCTCCGCCCACCCCTGTACGACCAGCCCGCCTACCCCGCCCCCACCGCCCTCACCCCCGCCAGTCCCACCCGCACCGACCCCACTCCCGCCGCCCCCGACTCCGCTGCCCCCGACTTCGCCGCCCCCATCCCCACCGACACCCCCACCGACCCCGTTCCCGCCTACTCCACGCCCACCGCCTGCACCCCCACCGACTCCCCGACCGCCCCCGCGGTCCTGACCGCCCTCCCCACCCCGCGCCACCCCGACACCCCCGCCGCCACCCCGGCCGGCAGTCCCAGCGCGGCCGTCCGCAACGCCGCGCTGGCCGGCCGGGTCGCGCTCGGCCTGCCAACGGACGGCTCCCTCGAAGACCTCCTCACCGAGCTGATCGACCCCGAACGGGAGGTCGTCCCCGCCGCCTGACCAGCCAGGAGCCCGCTGTCCCCGAATTGCGTCATGCGGTCGAAAACACGCGACAAGCGGTGCTGTGTCCACCGAGAAGACGATCGTGGGCGGAGCCGTTCACCGAGAAGTCCGGACGCTCTCTGAGCGGATCCGCCCGACCGCAGTACGTGGCCCCCTGGGCACCGCTCTACGATCGCGGCCATGGCCGAGTTCATTTACACCATGAGGAAGGTCCGCAAGGCGCACGGGGACAAGGTGATCCTCGATGACGTCTCGACGGCCTTCTATCCGGGCGCGAAGATCGGCGTCGTCGGTCCCAACGGGGCGGGCAAGTCGAGCGTGCTCAAGATCATGGCGGGCCTCGACCAGCCGAACAACGGTGACGCACAGCTCGCTGAAGGCGCCACGGTCGGGATCCTGCTGCAGGAGCCGCCCCTCAACGAAGAGAAGACCGTCCTCGGCAACGTGGAGGAGGGTGTCGGCGAGATCATGGTGAAGCTGCACCGCTTCAACGCGATCGCCGAGCAGATGGCCACCGACTACTCCGACGAGCTGATGGAGGAGATGGGCAAGCTCCAGGAGGAGCTGGACCACGCCGACGCGTGGGACATCGGCTCCCAGCTGGAGCAGGCCATGGACGCGCTGCGCTGCCCGCCGGGCGACGCGGAGGTCACCCACCTCTCCGGTGGCGAGCGCCGCCGGGTCGCGCTGTGCAAGCTGCTGCTGTCCAAGCCCGACCTGCTGCTGCTCGACGAGCCCACCAACCACCTGGACGCGGAGAGCGTGCTGTGGCTGGAACAGCACCTGGCCAGCTACCCGGGCGCCGTCCTGGCGGTCACCCACGATAGGTACTTCCTGGACAACGTGGCCCAGTGGATCATGGAGCTGGACCGCGGCCGCGCCATCGGGTACGAGGGCAACTACTCCGCCTACCTGGAGAAGAAGGCCGAGCGACTGGCCGTCCAGGGCAAGAAGGACGCGAAGCTGCACAAGCGGCTCAAGGACGAGCTGGACTGGGTCCGCTCCAACGCCAAGGCCCGGCAGACCAAGTCCAGGTCCCGGCTGAGCCGGTACGAGGAGATGGCCGCCGAGGCGGAGAAGACCAGGAAACTGGACTTCGAGGAGATCCAGATCCCGCCGGGCCCGCGCCTTGGCAACGTGGTGGTCGAGGTCGAGAGCCTGAAGAAGGGCTTCGACGACCGCGTGCTCATCGACGGGCTGTCCTTCAGCCTGCCGAAGAACGGCATCGTCGGCGTGATCGGCCCGAACGGCGTCGGCAAGACCACGCTGTTCAAGACCATCGTCGGTCTTGAGCAGCCGGATGCCGGTGTGGTCAAGGTCGGCGAGACGGTGAAGCTGTCCTACGTCGACCAGAACCGCGGGGGCATCGACCCGAAGAAGAACGTGTGGGAGGTCGTCTCCGACGGCCTGGACTACATCAAGGTCGGCCACGTCGAGATGCCCTCGCGCGCCTACGTCGGCGCGTTCGGCTTCAAGGGCGCGGACCAGCAGAAGCCGGCGGGCGTGCTCTCCGGTGGTGAGCGCAACCGGCTGAACCTGGCGTTGACGCTCAAAGAGGGCGGCAACCTGATCCTGCTCGACGAGCCCACGAACGACCTGGACGTGGAGACCCTCAGCTCACTGGAGAACGCGCTCGAGCAGTTCCCCGGCTGCGCGGTGGTCATCTCGCACGATCGCTGGTTCCTGGACCGTGTCTGCACCCACATCCTGGCGTGGGAGGGCACCGACAAGGACGAGTCGAAGTGGTTCTGGTTCGAGGGCAACTTCGAGGGCTACGAGAAGAACAAGGTCGAACGGCTTGGTGCGGACGCCGCGCGTCCGCACCGGGTCACACATCGCAAGCTCACACGAGGCTGAACGGGGAACTCCGTGGCGGCCTTTGGCGCAGAGCGGGCGAAGAACGGCAAGGCCGGGGCACTCGTCGTCTCGGCCTGGCAGCTTCGTTGGCGTGCGCCTGAGCTGAGCAGGCTGCTCAGCGAACGGGCCGCCGAGCTGGCCGTCGCCGACGGTGACGAGCACACCCGCCTCCGGGCCGAGACGCTGACGCTGTTCGCGCTCAACCGTCTCGGCCAGGGGGTGGTCGTCGCCGAACGCGCGGTGGCCTCCCTCCGGGCCGCCGAGGCCATGGACGAGACCGAACTGGCCTGGCGGCTGCGGGTCGAACTGGCCAACGCGGCCAGGGTGGTCGGCGCGCCACTGACCGGTTTCGCCGTGCTCCGCCCCGTACTGGAGGCGGGCACGGCGCCCCGGAGCCTGCGCGCGGCGGCCATGGTCCAGCTGGTGGACTGCCTGGCCCACCTGGGCAGCGTGCCGGAGCTGGCCGAGGCACTGGCCGAGGCCGACCAGCTCTACGGCGAGGACCCGGACCTGGAGCCGGACGTCGTGCTGGTGCTGCGCGGCCTGCTGCACTCGGTGGCCTCGGCCCACCACCGCCGCTGGGGCGACCTGCCCGCCGCGGTGCACGCGGCCCAGGAAGGCCTGGCCCTGCTGGATCAGCTCGCCGACCCAGCCGCGGACAGCGGACACGCCCGCGCCCGCCTGATCCTGCAACTGGTCTGCGCGCTGCTGGACTCCAACCGCCCCGGCGAGGCGCGCTCGGCAGCGCACGACCTGCTCGACCAACCGGTCCGCGCCCCGGTGGCCTCCAGCGCGGGCTGGATCCGGCTGGCCCTGGCCACCCGCCACTACCTGCCCTCCGGCCAACCGGACACCGCGGCCGAACTCCTCGGCGCCACCGCCGACTCAGCCCAACGCCATGGCCTGGAACCCCTGCTGGCCGAAAGCCTCACCGCGCTCTCGCACGTGCACGAGATGGGCGGCGACTACGCCGACGCGCTGTCCTGCCTGCGCACGGCTTACGCCGCCGAACGCCGTCGGCAGCGCGCCGTGCACCGGGTCCGGGTGGCGTTGATCGAACAGATCCCGGTACCCCAGCTCCAGGGCGAGACAGCCGCGGGCCTGCGTGAACAGGTCACCGCGATGCTCCGCCGGGGCAGGGTCCGCCGCGACACCCCCCGTGGCGCGGTCCCCATGCTGCGCCGCACCGCAGCCGAGATAGACGACCTGACCGGCCTGCTCAACCAGAGCGGCTTCCGCCGCAGACTGGACGCCGTGGTCAACGGCGGCGACCCGGGCCACGCCCTCGCCCTGGTCCTGTTCGACGTCGGCAAACTCGACGACACCGCCCCCCACCACGTCAACGAGCAACTGCTGCGCACCGTGGCCGACCGCGTCCGCGACACCGCCCCCCAACAGGCCGCGGTGGCCAGGGTCGGCGGCGAGGAACTGGCGGTCCTGCTCCCCGGCGCCACCCAGGACCAGGCCCAGCGCTGGGCCGAACAACTCCGCACCGAGGTGGCCGGCCTGTCCCCGGCCCTG contains:
- a CDS encoding SDR family oxidoreductase, which produces MTTQPKTVFVTGASTGFGAAIARRFAGEGARVVATARRKDKLEALAAEFGDLIHPVALDVRDNHAVEQVVAGLPAEFAAIDVLVNNAGLALGLEPAQRASLADWEQMVDTNCKGLMYCTRAVLPGMVERRRGHVVNIGSVAGIHPYPGGNVYGGTKAFVHQFSLNLRSDLHGTGVRVTCVEPGMCGGTEFSLVRFQGDSGKAAGVYDGMQPLTADDIAETVHWVTGQPAHVNVNTIELMPVAQSFAAFQVHRDG
- a CDS encoding TetR/AcrR family transcriptional regulator, giving the protein MVVDETGAVRRRRRAPAMSPEQRRTEIIRSTLPLLATHGLNVTTSQIAKAAGIAEGTVFRAFADKTELITACVEAALRVDELVDQLTAIPPEGPLPGRLAAAVGTMDAYFFRMGSVLSTLATTGYRLDDAKHRAQTKQTERLEHLRPVLTAVAGLLGADGARLRVPTEQAVRFLFGLVVSSGLGRAPRQLDQAEIDDVVGFFLHGALTN
- a CDS encoding single-stranded DNA-binding protein, yielding MFETTITVTGRIASEIRVRHTAANARVVSFRLLSRSRRYDKARQEWTNGDSVSLWVNCWEQVASGVTASLRRGDQVVVHGPMSTREYDASDGTRRTSTEMRAEAIGPNLRHCTADVLRPPLYDQPAYPAPTALTPASPTRTDPTPAAPDSAAPDFAAPIPTDTPTDPVPAYSTPTACTPTDSPTAPAVLTALPTPRHPDTPAATPAGSPSAAVRNAALAGRVALGLPTDGSLEDLLTELIDPEREVVPAA
- a CDS encoding ABC transporter permease, with product MTATIARPELPEVSTPWQGSGLFTQIWVLTGRSLRPVLRDPKTLVFSLMQPLLMLVLFSQVFRVIAEGPMFPKGVAYIDYLLPAIMVTTATMVGVQAGVGLTSDMKNGVLARFRSMPVSPVAVLIARSVADLTRGLIELVVMLIAAALLFGFAPAGGLLGVIGALLLALAVGWSLGWLFLAAAAWLRESTTAQMVGMMALFPLQFASSAFVPIQSLPGWLQVVAEVNPISYAINAARDLALNNPVGSGVTSALVVSAGIAVVGAVLAERGFRRP
- a CDS encoding cytochrome c oxidase assembly protein yields the protein MAVLVIVGILLALSVAVALTALSPGRVYAEYGLPDPGDVTRFGQSLVRAIAEVCAAIAVGSLLFAVFLTPAQRGGLLAADGYAAVRAAGWAALGWFLAASAMVPLFVANALGKPVSEVLNPTQLIVYIDALEQAKAWVATALLAGLLAIACRIVLSWGWTFAAFAFSLLCLMPVAVTGHSASGGSHDVGTNSLIFHLLATAFWVGGLVALVAHAYRGGGHLQLAYRRFSKLALICWITLAVSGVINALVRLTPAEVFSTPYGTLVLAKIGALGVLGVVGYFQRQRGVRALGADESRSVLMRLGGIEMLLMLATIGIAVALGGTPPPGEISAQPSTTELLIGYNLDGPPTFLALLLDWRFDLLFGTLSIAAALVYLAGVRRLRKRGDAWPVGRTIAWVAGCLTILIATSSGIGRYSPAMFSVHMGSHMLLSMLAPVLLVLGGPVTLALRALPTAGKDAPTGPREWILALVHSPVSRLLTHPLVALALFVGSFYGLYFSGLFDAALPLHWAHLAMNAHFLLAGYVFYWPVIGIDPAPRRLPPLGRLGLVFASMPFHAFFGIALMSGSTVIGASFYHQLALPWVTDLLSDQRLGGGLTWASGELPLLVVVIALLAQWAKADAKDAKRADRHAESDGDADLTAYNEMLKRMAGGKRDG
- a CDS encoding ATP-binding cassette domain-containing protein; translation: MTELMIRASEVSKTFGKVTALDGVSVEVPQGTVLGLLGHNGAGKTTLVNILSTMFPPSSGTASVAGYDVVAQPTEVRRRIGLTGQFASVDEDLTGTENLVLIARLLGAGRRSARQRAVELLETFDLADAAGRAVKTYSGGMRRRLDLASSLVGQPRMVFLDEPTTGLDPSSRVGMWEVVEGLVAGGTTILLTTQYLDEADRLADSITVLNKGRVVAQGTAAQLKAEVGQRTVAVSLEPGTDPWHAVEAIRRSGKLPTFDPERNSISVPVLASKELVTVVRALDEAGIEPAGLALTEPTLDDVYLALTHSSPSAA
- the ettA gene encoding energy-dependent translational throttle protein EttA; translation: MAEFIYTMRKVRKAHGDKVILDDVSTAFYPGAKIGVVGPNGAGKSSVLKIMAGLDQPNNGDAQLAEGATVGILLQEPPLNEEKTVLGNVEEGVGEIMVKLHRFNAIAEQMATDYSDELMEEMGKLQEELDHADAWDIGSQLEQAMDALRCPPGDAEVTHLSGGERRRVALCKLLLSKPDLLLLDEPTNHLDAESVLWLEQHLASYPGAVLAVTHDRYFLDNVAQWIMELDRGRAIGYEGNYSAYLEKKAERLAVQGKKDAKLHKRLKDELDWVRSNAKARQTKSRSRLSRYEEMAAEAEKTRKLDFEEIQIPPGPRLGNVVVEVESLKKGFDDRVLIDGLSFSLPKNGIVGVIGPNGVGKTTLFKTIVGLEQPDAGVVKVGETVKLSYVDQNRGGIDPKKNVWEVVSDGLDYIKVGHVEMPSRAYVGAFGFKGADQQKPAGVLSGGERNRLNLALTLKEGGNLILLDEPTNDLDVETLSSLENALEQFPGCAVVISHDRWFLDRVCTHILAWEGTDKDESKWFWFEGNFEGYEKNKVERLGADAARPHRVTHRKLTRG